One region of Drosophila kikkawai strain 14028-0561.14 chromosome 2R, DkikHiC1v2, whole genome shotgun sequence genomic DNA includes:
- the B4 gene encoding uncharacterized protein B4 isoform X1 — translation MSETFKLSGMQRSNIELERRRHLANWLLNSSPHMAAAAASTATPTAAAAAAPTGSAQPTTNTGSTGGVAAAVGGAAAAGAPSNSVAAASAAACNGGTTTGPHHGHHPLAGGAGARKPKLRRFNSHDTSSNMFSVAEFENARLARRNEIELSQRLARRLRSSAKWELGAAAVISGSGSGPRAAAGGGYSGFCGGLNGSGDYSTGDSKASKGSNESQQEALPADVFLERNTLPRVARILHTSKNSNETLQSSSSHGSSTAASSSSSVEVKPVVSGAGNISNGRIDTCTGTGNHSSSSGGSVTGIGSGSGSVLAPGQQTKKSQNSSHGGIPPGHDELFLLYRLVRQRNIYHGHNAKSQAAQRKKTVLIPQEFSGYFSLLSEKGLPTATQYGSLMQLVRERVYKFASVDNMPAFTESSTSTSATSPTHEGCLPIIIKGRPQYIKTTARGGQVFRLLAVFEDGKQEQHHANLSQHCNASNASKSHSSGGYLGREKEKNRYAQLLNDNRQVFYVPLSTKGKFYEIEPGIPQLLQKLGDAQRKLNPECVHRLGALVAAAKQLPLTLRYISGPGSGSEIPEQLCISQVSKEDVVIGCSIEDVDAQTPLQLKKFYPSRDVQLVKSFLGFDTEQRMLANTNVQNMLKFCQFNCDSFLKLVEIDTAQRADRSGSKSSREGLRILKPLHLPKILRREKSSMAAGHEKEDSIIFLSKSDLENLEEAKEAASANRISERMKVFQSTKKKWFGKNQPQHQQHLEKQQSNLDLDEQAKRMSMERYTDMSKLLQERFGSEHPDQPDKDDGISLNSTGASDTETTTLTTMEHKSLDTLLQKSMSLQDIELLNGGQRKSARPDLLVSHSHADVDAISEAGTELDDVENQTPPPQSFITEKLYNEFHVKTRQYSKSSSSLHQMRHFSLPQKLQLHEAEREKRHLMQLKAKQLSSAKEPVAGRRAAGGVCLLGGGLNQLPGSPSPFSLVEDDLPYSSVRDSLVTAGDGCLRSAEIATRPRSTPVVDYTKENIYAEICPPLHTVGTPPFNGAPDDDGDYASLKYPSASSGPQSVSRIEVNGDATKSGAAISYHTVYLGEMPLGERHTAQHITTVELAGEDNIYNTLK, via the exons ATGAGCGAGACCTTCAAGCTGTCCGGAATGCAGCGCAGCAATATCGAGTTGGAGCGTCGGAGGCACCTGGCCAACTGGCTGTTGAACAGCAGCCCGCACATGGCAGCCGCAGCCGCATCTACAGCAACACCcactgctgcagcagcagcagcacccactgGTTCGGCacaaccaacaacaaacacTGGCTCAACAGGAGGAGTTGCAGCGGCAGTGGgcggtgcagcagcagcgggcgCACCCAGCAACAGCGTCGCAGCTGCATCAGCAGCTGCATGTAACG GTGGTACAACGACGGGCCCCCATCACGGCCACCACCCTTTGGCGGGTGGTGCCGGGGCGCGCAAGCCCAAGCTGCGGCGCTTTAACTCCCACGATACCAGCTCCAACATGTTCTCCGTGGCGGAATTCGAGAACGCTCGCCTGGCCCGACGCAATGAGATCGAGCTGAGCCAAAGACTGGCACGACGCCTGCGTAGCAGCGCCAAGTGGGAGCTGGGGGCAGCAGCAGTGATATCCGGATCGGGGTCAGGACCTAGAGCAGCAGCGGGAGGTGGCTACTCGGGATTCTGTGGCGGCCTCAATGGCAGCGGCGATTACTCCACCGGGGACAGCAAAGCCTCCAAGGGCAGCAACGAA TCCCAGCAGGAAGCATTGCCCGCCGATGTATTTCTTGAGCGGAATACCCTGCCTCGTGTGGCCCGCATCTTGCACACGAGCAAGAACTCCAACGAGACGCTGCAGTCCAGCTCATCGCACGGCTCGTCTACGGCAGCTTCAAGCAGCTCCTCCGTTGAAGTTAAACCGGTGGTCAGTGGTGCTGGAAACATTTCCAATGGCCGCATCGACACCTGCACAGGTACCGGCAACCATTCATCGTCCAGCGGAGGAAGTGTCACCGGAATCGGAAGTGGCTCTGGTTCTGTTCTTGCTCCTGGCCAGCAAACCAAAAAAAGTCAAAATAGCAGCCACGGTGGCATACCGCCCGGCCACGACGAGCTCTTCTTGCTCTATAGGCTGGTGCGTCAGCGGAACATCTACCACGGACACAATGCCAAGTCCCAAGCAGCGCAGCGAAAGAAGACGGTGCTCATTCCACAGGAGTTTTCTG GTTATTTTTCGCTGCTGAGCGAGAAGGGCTTGCCCACGGCCACGCAGTACGGTTCGCTGATGCAGCTGGTGCGCGAGCGTGTGTACAAGTTTGCTTCGGTGGACAATATGCCGGCGTTTACGGAATCGTCAACCAGCACTAGTGCCACTAGTCCAACCCACGAGGGTTGCTTACCCATCATCATTAAGGGACGACCGCAGTATATAAAGACGACGGCGAGGGGCGGACAGGTATTTCGACTTCTGGCCGTGTTTGAGGATGGaaagcaggagcagcaccaCGCCAACCTTTCGCAGCACTGCAACGCTTCCAATGCATCCAAGTCCCACAGCAGCGGTGGCTATTTGGGCcgcgaaaaagaaaagaatcgGTATGCCCAACTGCTGAATGACAACAGGCAGGTGTTTTACGTCCCACTGTCCACCAAGGGCAAGTTCTATGAGATTGAGCCGGGCATACCGCAGCTGCTCCAGAAACTGGGCGATGCGCAGCGCAAGTTGAATCCGGAGTGTGTTCATCGGTTGGGCGCTTTGGTGGCAGCGGCCAAGCAATTGCCGCTAACCCTTCGCTATATTTCGGGCCCAGGGTCGGGTTCCGAGATTCCCGAGCAGCTGTGCATCAGCCAGGTGAGCAAGGAGGACGTGGTCATCGGATGCTCAATCGAGGATGTGGACGCCCAGACTCCCTTGCAGCTGAAGAAGTTCTACCCCAGTCGGGATGTGCAGCTGGTTAAGAGTTTTTTGGGATTCGATACCGAACAGCGGATGCTGGCCAACACGAATGTGCAGAATATGCTCAAGTTCTGCCAGTTTAACTGCGATTCCTTCCTTAAGCTGGTGGAGATCGATACGGCTCAGCGGGCGGATCGTTCGGGTTCTAAGAGCAGCCGAGAAGGTCTTCGAATCTTGAAGCCGCTGCATTTACCCAAAATCTTAAGACGCGAGAAAAGCTCCATGGCGGCGGGCCACGAAAAGGAGGATTCGATAATCTTTCTCAGCAAATCCGACCTGGAGAATCTGGAGGAGGCCAAGGAGGCAGCCAGTGCGAATCGTATATCCGAGCGCATGAAGGTGTTCCAGTCCACCAAGAAGAAGTGGTTCGGCAAGAACCAACCCCAGCACCAGCAACATCTTGAGAAGCAGCAGTCCAATTTGGATCTGGACGAGCAGGCCAAGAGAATGAGTATGGAGCGCTACACGGACATGTCGAAGCTGCTGCAGGAACGGTTCGGCTCGGAGCATCCCGACCAGCCAGACAAGGATGATGGTATATCCCTCAACAGCACTGGGGCTTCTGATACAGAGACCACAACCCTGACCACCATGGAGCACAAGTCGCTGGACACTCTGTTGCAAAAGTCAATGTCGCTGCAGGATATTGAATTGTTGAATGGCGGCCAGCGCAAGTCAGCACGACCAGATTTGCTGGTAAGTCACTCGCACGCCGATGTCGATGCCATCAGCGAGGCGGGCACCGAACTGGACGATGTGGAGAACCAGACACCGCCGCCGCAGTCCTTCATTACGGAGAAACTGTACAACGAGTTCCACGTGAAGACACGGCAGTACAGCAAATCTTCGTCAAGCCTACACCAAATGCGTCATTTCTCGCTACCTCAGAAGTTGCAGCTTCACGAGGCGGAGAGAGAGAAGCGTCACTTGATGCAGCTCAAGGCGAAGCAACTGTCGTCGGCCAAGGAACCAGTCGCCGGGCGAAGGGCAGCGGGTGGTGTCTGTCTGCTGGGAGGAGGACTCAATCAGTTGCCGGGCTCGCCCTCGCCCTTTTCGTTGGTGGAAGATGATCTTCCCTATTCGAGTGTGAGGGATTCCCTGGTTACCGCCGGCGACGGCTGCCTGCGATCCGCGGAGATTGCCACTAGACCTAGATCAACGCCTGTCGTGGACTACACCAAGGAGAATATTTACGCAGAAATCTGTCCACCGCTGCACACCGTTGGGACCCCCCCGTTCAACGGCGCGCCGGACGATGACGGTGATTACGCGTCGCTCAAGTATCCGTCGGCCAGCAGTGGTCCGCAGTCCGTGAGTCGGATCGAGGTGAATGGCGATGCGACAAAGAGTGGCGCCGCCATTAGCTATCACACCGTGTACCTGGGGGAGATGCCGCTGGGCGAGAGGCACACTGCACAACACATTACCACTGTGGAGCTTGCGGGAGAGGATAACATTTACAATACGCTCAAATGA
- the LOC108086160 gene encoding uncharacterized protein, translating into MNVERILALLTLIVSCVRARMDAYMTAIECPNYLPELVTNLSCHLDRSSQSNGTFSVNLTLAKDVKDIKGTYIFSIKRGSTINNYTAIEMDYCQALSSLQSNFLLKMIADELRRSANFPLQCPFKMKKLYYINRYTINPKMIPSYAPELNFKSDCLISLNKRKALRLIIHGRVVRRRSSR; encoded by the exons ATGAACGTCGAAAGAATTTTGGCTCTGCTCACGTTGATTGTAAGCTGTGTACGGGCAAGG ATGGATGCTTATATGACTGCAATTGAATGCCCAAATTATTTACCGGAATTAGTAACCAACCTCAGCTGCCATTTAGACCGGTCATCCCAATCCAATGGAACATTTTCAGTAAATCTTACTTTGGCCAAGGATGTAAAGGATATAAAAGgcacatatattttttctattaagaGAGGGTCAACCATAAACAACTATACGGCAATAGAGATGGATTACTGCCAGGCATTATCATCTTTACAGTCaaattttttacttaaaatgaTTGCCGATGAGCTGCGTAGGTCGGCCAACTTTCCACTACAGTGTCCCTTTAAAATG AAAAAACTATACTACATTAATAGATATACAATCAACCCTAAAATGATACCCAGCTATGCCCCAGAACTTAACTTCAAATCGGACTGCCTCATAAGCCTTAATAAACGTAAAGCTCTTCGGTTAATTATCCATGGCCGTGTTGTTCGACGTCGATCGAGTcgttaa
- the LOC108086134 gene encoding uncharacterized protein — MNTVYLICGLYFFMDIASTDERNFRIHFEEFAIKYKVPDLFAKMDCRLYHINNRSYVNAEMILKRNVGDINVRASMEFWKPNSQKKLKLYDVRVDGCSFLRSVHKNKLFNIYVKSFKKHANVNLACPLKANYSYKLEDWYLDELDLPPFAPIGQFHTLTEYYSQKKMVIRIVTSGEISAKV, encoded by the exons ATGAACACAGTGTATTTGATCTGTGGATTATACTTCTTTATGGACATTGCCTCTACAGATGAGCGCAACTTTAGAATTCATTTTGAGGAGTTCGCGATCAAGTATAAGGTGCCGGACTTGTTCGCCAAGATGGATTGTCGGCTATATCATATAAATAATCGCAGCTACGTGAACGCCGAGATGATTCTCAAACGGAACGTTGGGGACATAAACGTGCGAGCCAGTATGGAGTTCTGGAAACCGAACAGCCAAAAGAAACTGAAGTTGTACGACGTTCGGGTGGATGGATGCTCTTTCCTGCGAAGTGTCCATaagaataaattgtttaacatTTACGTGAAGAGCTTTAAAAAGCACGCCAATGTTAACCTAGCCTGTCCTTTGAAAGCG aaCTATAGCTACAAGTTGGAGGATTGGTATTTAGACGAACTGGATCTTCCGCCATTTGCACCAATTGGTCAATTTCATACCCTTACAGAATATtattcgcaaaaaaaaatggttataCGTATTGTGACTAGTGGGGAAATATCGGCCAAGGTGTAG
- the B4 gene encoding uncharacterized protein B4 isoform X2: MWWRRYYLLYVGFSHCRLRWQLNTHMCIHMGGTTTGPHHGHHPLAGGAGARKPKLRRFNSHDTSSNMFSVAEFENARLARRNEIELSQRLARRLRSSAKWELGAAAVISGSGSGPRAAAGGGYSGFCGGLNGSGDYSTGDSKASKGSNESQQEALPADVFLERNTLPRVARILHTSKNSNETLQSSSSHGSSTAASSSSSVEVKPVVSGAGNISNGRIDTCTGTGNHSSSSGGSVTGIGSGSGSVLAPGQQTKKSQNSSHGGIPPGHDELFLLYRLVRQRNIYHGHNAKSQAAQRKKTVLIPQEFSGYFSLLSEKGLPTATQYGSLMQLVRERVYKFASVDNMPAFTESSTSTSATSPTHEGCLPIIIKGRPQYIKTTARGGQVFRLLAVFEDGKQEQHHANLSQHCNASNASKSHSSGGYLGREKEKNRYAQLLNDNRQVFYVPLSTKGKFYEIEPGIPQLLQKLGDAQRKLNPECVHRLGALVAAAKQLPLTLRYISGPGSGSEIPEQLCISQVSKEDVVIGCSIEDVDAQTPLQLKKFYPSRDVQLVKSFLGFDTEQRMLANTNVQNMLKFCQFNCDSFLKLVEIDTAQRADRSGSKSSREGLRILKPLHLPKILRREKSSMAAGHEKEDSIIFLSKSDLENLEEAKEAASANRISERMKVFQSTKKKWFGKNQPQHQQHLEKQQSNLDLDEQAKRMSMERYTDMSKLLQERFGSEHPDQPDKDDGISLNSTGASDTETTTLTTMEHKSLDTLLQKSMSLQDIELLNGGQRKSARPDLLVSHSHADVDAISEAGTELDDVENQTPPPQSFITEKLYNEFHVKTRQYSKSSSSLHQMRHFSLPQKLQLHEAEREKRHLMQLKAKQLSSAKEPVAGRRAAGGVCLLGGGLNQLPGSPSPFSLVEDDLPYSSVRDSLVTAGDGCLRSAEIATRPRSTPVVDYTKENIYAEICPPLHTVGTPPFNGAPDDDGDYASLKYPSASSGPQSVSRIEVNGDATKSGAAISYHTVYLGEMPLGERHTAQHITTVELAGEDNIYNTLK; this comes from the exons ATGTGGTGGAGGCGATACTACTTACTGTATGTGGGTTTTTCCCACTGCAGACTTCGGTGGCAATTAAACACTCACATGTGCATACATATGG GTGGTACAACGACGGGCCCCCATCACGGCCACCACCCTTTGGCGGGTGGTGCCGGGGCGCGCAAGCCCAAGCTGCGGCGCTTTAACTCCCACGATACCAGCTCCAACATGTTCTCCGTGGCGGAATTCGAGAACGCTCGCCTGGCCCGACGCAATGAGATCGAGCTGAGCCAAAGACTGGCACGACGCCTGCGTAGCAGCGCCAAGTGGGAGCTGGGGGCAGCAGCAGTGATATCCGGATCGGGGTCAGGACCTAGAGCAGCAGCGGGAGGTGGCTACTCGGGATTCTGTGGCGGCCTCAATGGCAGCGGCGATTACTCCACCGGGGACAGCAAAGCCTCCAAGGGCAGCAACGAA TCCCAGCAGGAAGCATTGCCCGCCGATGTATTTCTTGAGCGGAATACCCTGCCTCGTGTGGCCCGCATCTTGCACACGAGCAAGAACTCCAACGAGACGCTGCAGTCCAGCTCATCGCACGGCTCGTCTACGGCAGCTTCAAGCAGCTCCTCCGTTGAAGTTAAACCGGTGGTCAGTGGTGCTGGAAACATTTCCAATGGCCGCATCGACACCTGCACAGGTACCGGCAACCATTCATCGTCCAGCGGAGGAAGTGTCACCGGAATCGGAAGTGGCTCTGGTTCTGTTCTTGCTCCTGGCCAGCAAACCAAAAAAAGTCAAAATAGCAGCCACGGTGGCATACCGCCCGGCCACGACGAGCTCTTCTTGCTCTATAGGCTGGTGCGTCAGCGGAACATCTACCACGGACACAATGCCAAGTCCCAAGCAGCGCAGCGAAAGAAGACGGTGCTCATTCCACAGGAGTTTTCTG GTTATTTTTCGCTGCTGAGCGAGAAGGGCTTGCCCACGGCCACGCAGTACGGTTCGCTGATGCAGCTGGTGCGCGAGCGTGTGTACAAGTTTGCTTCGGTGGACAATATGCCGGCGTTTACGGAATCGTCAACCAGCACTAGTGCCACTAGTCCAACCCACGAGGGTTGCTTACCCATCATCATTAAGGGACGACCGCAGTATATAAAGACGACGGCGAGGGGCGGACAGGTATTTCGACTTCTGGCCGTGTTTGAGGATGGaaagcaggagcagcaccaCGCCAACCTTTCGCAGCACTGCAACGCTTCCAATGCATCCAAGTCCCACAGCAGCGGTGGCTATTTGGGCcgcgaaaaagaaaagaatcgGTATGCCCAACTGCTGAATGACAACAGGCAGGTGTTTTACGTCCCACTGTCCACCAAGGGCAAGTTCTATGAGATTGAGCCGGGCATACCGCAGCTGCTCCAGAAACTGGGCGATGCGCAGCGCAAGTTGAATCCGGAGTGTGTTCATCGGTTGGGCGCTTTGGTGGCAGCGGCCAAGCAATTGCCGCTAACCCTTCGCTATATTTCGGGCCCAGGGTCGGGTTCCGAGATTCCCGAGCAGCTGTGCATCAGCCAGGTGAGCAAGGAGGACGTGGTCATCGGATGCTCAATCGAGGATGTGGACGCCCAGACTCCCTTGCAGCTGAAGAAGTTCTACCCCAGTCGGGATGTGCAGCTGGTTAAGAGTTTTTTGGGATTCGATACCGAACAGCGGATGCTGGCCAACACGAATGTGCAGAATATGCTCAAGTTCTGCCAGTTTAACTGCGATTCCTTCCTTAAGCTGGTGGAGATCGATACGGCTCAGCGGGCGGATCGTTCGGGTTCTAAGAGCAGCCGAGAAGGTCTTCGAATCTTGAAGCCGCTGCATTTACCCAAAATCTTAAGACGCGAGAAAAGCTCCATGGCGGCGGGCCACGAAAAGGAGGATTCGATAATCTTTCTCAGCAAATCCGACCTGGAGAATCTGGAGGAGGCCAAGGAGGCAGCCAGTGCGAATCGTATATCCGAGCGCATGAAGGTGTTCCAGTCCACCAAGAAGAAGTGGTTCGGCAAGAACCAACCCCAGCACCAGCAACATCTTGAGAAGCAGCAGTCCAATTTGGATCTGGACGAGCAGGCCAAGAGAATGAGTATGGAGCGCTACACGGACATGTCGAAGCTGCTGCAGGAACGGTTCGGCTCGGAGCATCCCGACCAGCCAGACAAGGATGATGGTATATCCCTCAACAGCACTGGGGCTTCTGATACAGAGACCACAACCCTGACCACCATGGAGCACAAGTCGCTGGACACTCTGTTGCAAAAGTCAATGTCGCTGCAGGATATTGAATTGTTGAATGGCGGCCAGCGCAAGTCAGCACGACCAGATTTGCTGGTAAGTCACTCGCACGCCGATGTCGATGCCATCAGCGAGGCGGGCACCGAACTGGACGATGTGGAGAACCAGACACCGCCGCCGCAGTCCTTCATTACGGAGAAACTGTACAACGAGTTCCACGTGAAGACACGGCAGTACAGCAAATCTTCGTCAAGCCTACACCAAATGCGTCATTTCTCGCTACCTCAGAAGTTGCAGCTTCACGAGGCGGAGAGAGAGAAGCGTCACTTGATGCAGCTCAAGGCGAAGCAACTGTCGTCGGCCAAGGAACCAGTCGCCGGGCGAAGGGCAGCGGGTGGTGTCTGTCTGCTGGGAGGAGGACTCAATCAGTTGCCGGGCTCGCCCTCGCCCTTTTCGTTGGTGGAAGATGATCTTCCCTATTCGAGTGTGAGGGATTCCCTGGTTACCGCCGGCGACGGCTGCCTGCGATCCGCGGAGATTGCCACTAGACCTAGATCAACGCCTGTCGTGGACTACACCAAGGAGAATATTTACGCAGAAATCTGTCCACCGCTGCACACCGTTGGGACCCCCCCGTTCAACGGCGCGCCGGACGATGACGGTGATTACGCGTCGCTCAAGTATCCGTCGGCCAGCAGTGGTCCGCAGTCCGTGAGTCGGATCGAGGTGAATGGCGATGCGACAAAGAGTGGCGCCGCCATTAGCTATCACACCGTGTACCTGGGGGAGATGCCGCTGGGCGAGAGGCACACTGCACAACACATTACCACTGTGGAGCTTGCGGGAGAGGATAACATTTACAATACGCTCAAATGA
- the LOC108070422 gene encoding uncharacterized protein, translating into MSLLKLKLLVLSWMAERCLSAQVVHLDRFTFTVDDHALFLSQSAVLEQEHNRSYLSGHMMINRLVNDITLTSSMDIIRPRRPEMRLYNVKLNFCSVLNNGYKNKFIRLLYNNYAGFLNTKPKCPLKPNFNYSLTRAFVDEDLLPDLLPECTYRFRASFEQKSKPLAHMQLDGRLVAKVGRSN; encoded by the exons ATGTCTCTGCTCAAGTTGAAGCTTCTGGTTCTCAGTTGGATGGCCGAACGCTGTCTTAGTGCCCAGGTAGTGCACTTGGATCGCTTCACGTTCACCGTCGACGATCACGCCCTGTTCCTGTCCCAGAGTGCCGTTCTAGAGCAGGAGCATAATCGCAGCTACCTCTCTGGACACATGATGATTAACCGGCTTGTAAATGACATCACACTAACTTCGTCAATGGACATAATTCGGCCTCGGCGGCCGGAAATGCGTCTCTATAATGTGAAGCTCAACTTTTGCTCCGTCCTTAATAATGGCTACAAAAATAAGTTTATTAGATTGCTCTACAATAATTATGCTGGCTTTCTTAATACCAAACCGAAATGTCCACTAAAGCCG AACTTCAACTACTCATTGACAAGAGCCTTCGTCGACGAGGACTTACTACCAGATCTCCTTCCAGAATGCACCTATCGCTTCAGAGCTTCCTTTGAGCAGAAGTCAAAGCCCTTGGCGCACATGCAACTCGATGGACGATTGGTCGCCAAAGTCGGAAGGTCAAACTGA
- the LOC108086151 gene encoding uncharacterized protein, translating to MKTWLWVRWLLIFKCVGSAPRNFRIAVDDVSIKIFDAELLEKFDCQVLQIDNKSYVNCQIVLKRYVDQLKARSILDFWKPNGQAMKLFDARLDACLFMGSVHKNRFFNIYAKALKKYSNLKCPLKPNFTYTLEKLNLDEQDFPAFVPLGSFRCNTEFTFNDSMSKAIRIIVRGKILPRRSAAP from the exons ATGAAAACTTGGCTTTGGGTACGCTGGCTTCTAATTTTTAAGTGCGTGGGCTCAGCGCCTCGAAACTTTCGTATCGCCGTCGACGATGTCAGCATTAAGATTTTTGATGCAGAACTACTCGAAAAGTTCGATTGCCAGGTGTTACAAATTGACAACAAGAGCTATGTCAACTGTCAAATAGTGCTAAAGAGATATGTTGATCAATTGAAAGCACGCTCTATCTTGGACTTTTGGAAACCAAATGGTCAGGCTATGAAGCTGTTCGATGCCCGATTGGATGCATGCCTCTTCATGGGAAGCGTGCATAAAAACcgattttttaatatctaCGCAAAAgccctaaaaaaatattcaaaccTGAAGTGTCCTCTGAAACCG AATTTCACCTATACCTTGGAAAAACTTAATTTGGATGAGCAAGACTTTCCAGCATTTGTTCCTCTCGGAAGTTTCCGATGCAACACAGAGTTTACCTTTAACGACAGTATGAGCAAGGCCATACGCATTATAGTCCGTGGAAAGATTTTACCGAGGCGTTCAGCAGCTCCTTAA
- the LOC108070427 gene encoding uncharacterized protein translates to MPETESKLVCSPSNGLHQEENAAVIEAANRLVIRPPTHRRPQRQRQPQGRRDATGFTANQEVKLKAGDMRIAQMQICISQLRTEMEESSKQLQDLCKAMLVDAESG, encoded by the coding sequence ATGCCGGAAACAGAATCCAAGTTGGTATGCAGCCCCAGCAATGGTCTGCATCAAGAGGAAAATGCGGCCGTCATTGAAGCCGCTAATCGATTAGTGATCCGACCACCAACCCACAGGCGCCCTCAGCGCCAGCGCCAGCCCCAAGGCCGACGAGATGCCACCGGCTTTACGGCCAACCAGGAGGTAAAGCTGAAGGCCGGCGACATGCGTATAGCCCAAATGCAGATCTGTATCTCCCAGCTTCGCACCGAAATGGAAGAGTCGAGCAAGCAGCTGCAGGACCTATGTAAAGCTATGCTTGTTGATGCGGAGTCTGgctaa
- the LOC108086171 gene encoding uncharacterized protein, which produces MRFWIRLIWQFLIFKFVISEGRNFRVIFDNISISNVDPEVFEKFDCQLYQINNRSFVDTSHIFKETVTDLKVHAALDFWKAKSPKMTLYDLEFDGCHFLQNVHKNRLFNIYAKTLKKYSNISFKCPFQANVLYAVRNMTMNEQDFPSFVPLGKFRSLIEYSVNQKLSSRVFVNGKIISYSTDPFKISK; this is translated from the exons ATGAGATTTTGGATTAGGTTGATCTggcagtttttaatatttaaatttgtgaTATCCGAGGGACGGAACTTTCGAGTTATCTTTGATAACATCAGCATTAGCAATGTTGATCCGGAAGTCTTTGAGAAGTTTGATTGCCAACTTTACCAGATCAACAATCGGAGTTTCGTGGATACGAGTCACATTTTTAAGGAGACGGTAACAGACTTAAAGGTGCATGCCGCCCTTGATTTCTGGAAGGCCAAGAGTCCCAAAATGACACTCTATGATCTTGAGTTCGACGGATgccattttttacaaaatgttCATAAGAACCGATTGTTCAACATTTATGCGAaaactctaaaaaaatattccaacATCAGCTTCAAGTGTCCGTTTCAAGCT AACGTTCTCTACGCAGTAAGGAATATGACCATGAACGAACAGGACTTCCCATCGTTTGTACCCCTTGGAAAATTTCGGTCTCTTATCGAATACTCAGTGAATCAGAAATTGAGTTCCAGAGTCTTTGTAAACGGAAAAATTATCTCGTATTCAACGGATCCTTTTAAGATTTCAAAGTAG
- the LOC108086143 gene encoding uncharacterized protein, with translation MSPLFRLLWFNLFICVNTEERGFRVKLDEFSVRYKVRDLIEHIDFRIAQINNRSYVNGEMTLKCVVRDIDMHTTMDFWKANNQNKIKLYDVRLDACEFLRTAHRNGLFNIYVKSFKKHTKADLNCPLKTNYNYSLRNWHMNEKDLPPYVPFGKFRTITEYFTQQRLALRIVTQGKVVINK, from the exons ATGAGTCCTCTTTTCCGACTTCTTTGgtttaacttatttatttgcGTAAATACTGAAGAACGAGGCTTTAGAGTGAAGTTAGATGAATTTTCCGTGAGATACAAGGTACGCGACTTGATTGAACATATCGATTTTCGAATTGCTCAAATTAACAATCGGAGCTACGTCAACGGCGAGATGACGCTGAAGTGTGTTGTAAGAGACATTGATATGCACACCACTATGGATTTTTGGAAAGCGaacaatcaaaacaaaataaaactgtaTGACGTCCGATTGGACGCCTGCGAATTTCTGAGAACTGCTCACCGGAATGGCCTATTCAACATATACGTCAAAAGCttcaaaaaacacacaaaagcaGATCTGAATTGTCCTTTAAAGACA AACTACAACTACAGCTTAAGAAATTGGCATATGAATGAGAAGGACCTGCCACCCTATGTACCATTTGGAAAATTTAGAACAATCACGGAGTACTTTACGCAACAGCGCCTGGCACTTCGGATAGTCACTCAAGGAAAAGTTGTCATTAACAAGTAG